The Clostridium sp. AWRP genome has a window encoding:
- a CDS encoding alpha/beta-type small acid-soluble spore protein has product MSSRSNKSLVPEAKEGLDRFKMEAAREVGVDLKDGYNGDITAREAGSVGGQMVKRMIESYEQNLK; this is encoded by the coding sequence ATGTCAAGTAGAAGTAATAAATCATTAGTTCCAGAAGCAAAAGAAGGTCTGGATAGATTTAAAATGGAAGCAGCTAGAGAAGTTGGAGTAGATTTAAAAGATGGATATAATGGTGATATTACAGCAAGGGAAGCTGGATCAGTAGGAGGACAGATGGTAAAAAGGATGATAGAATCCTACGAACAGAATTTAAAGTAG